In one window of Cytophagaceae bacterium ABcell3 DNA:
- a CDS encoding ABC transporter substrate-binding protein: MKKLVLSSFLCTALFFSSCNPSQETSSRDQGLREAKGGKYYGEVLNINESDYFKNLFPHHIIDAISYRIATQVYEGLLKFNPEDLTLMKGLAEDYTVDASNTVYTFKLKKGVKFHDDECFEGGKGRELTAEDIKYCFTLLCTYDANNQGFTVFKDILKGANEYYAATKANETPKEGVEGIKVIDKYTIQFTLTEPNSIFVYNLARPFTFIFPKEAVNKYGLDMRSKAVGTGPFTIHHIDEGTAVILKKNEAYHGTDIDGNKLPYLDGIKVRFIRDRKTELLEFKKGNLHMMYRLPTDYIIEILEEAKGKKGEYGKYELQSSPEMATHIYAFLHEGVFDNINVRKAMSFAIDRNMIKEAVLNGDGFAAGYHGITPPTFLNRGYDIEKIRGYNKNLDSARYYLKKAGYPDGKGFPKIVLDLNADGERNIPVAEEIKKQLKENLNINMELNLIPHAQLVEKMVTGQSQFFRVGWIADYPNPENFLWLFYGKTVPEDKNAQSYPNMLRYKNDKFDELYEKGLNAKSDEEAFAYFMKAENALMEDAPAIMLWYDEGYNLLQREIKNFHTNAMQYRDFSEVYITPAQEPL; this comes from the coding sequence ATGAAGAAGTTAGTACTATCGTCCTTTCTATGTACGGCGCTATTCTTTAGTTCTTGTAACCCTTCACAGGAAACAAGTTCAAGAGATCAGGGCCTGCGGGAAGCAAAAGGTGGAAAATATTATGGTGAAGTTTTAAATATAAACGAATCCGATTATTTCAAAAACCTCTTCCCTCACCACATTATTGATGCAATATCCTACAGAATTGCCACTCAGGTATATGAGGGTCTGCTTAAATTCAATCCGGAAGACCTTACCTTAATGAAGGGCCTTGCAGAAGACTACACTGTAGACGCGAGCAATACAGTTTACACCTTCAAGCTTAAAAAAGGTGTCAAATTCCATGACGACGAATGCTTCGAAGGTGGAAAAGGGCGTGAACTAACAGCTGAAGACATTAAATATTGTTTTACTTTGTTATGCACCTACGATGCTAACAATCAAGGTTTTACAGTATTTAAAGATATCTTAAAAGGAGCAAACGAATATTACGCTGCCACTAAAGCCAATGAAACTCCTAAAGAAGGTGTAGAAGGAATTAAAGTTATCGACAAGTATACCATCCAGTTTACACTCACAGAACCGAACAGTATTTTTGTATATAACCTTGCCAGACCGTTTACCTTTATTTTTCCTAAAGAAGCGGTTAACAAGTATGGTCTCGACATGAGATCAAAAGCAGTAGGTACAGGACCTTTTACTATTCACCATATAGATGAAGGAACTGCTGTAATCCTCAAAAAGAATGAAGCTTATCATGGTACAGACATCGATGGAAACAAACTTCCATACTTGGATGGCATAAAAGTTAGGTTCATTCGTGACAGGAAAACTGAGCTTCTTGAGTTCAAAAAAGGAAACCTTCACATGATGTACCGTCTACCAACAGACTATATCATTGAAATTTTAGAAGAGGCTAAAGGTAAAAAGGGAGAATATGGCAAGTATGAATTACAAAGCTCTCCTGAAATGGCTACGCACATTTATGCTTTCCTTCACGAAGGTGTATTTGACAATATAAATGTGAGAAAAGCTATGTCTTTTGCCATAGATAGAAACATGATCAAAGAAGCCGTTCTTAACGGTGATGGATTTGCTGCCGGATATCATGGTATTACGCCACCGACATTCTTAAACAGAGGATACGATATCGAAAAAATTAGAGGTTATAACAAAAACCTAGATTCTGCCAGATATTATCTTAAAAAAGCCGGTTACCCAGATGGAAAAGGCTTCCCTAAAATTGTGCTTGACCTGAACGCAGACGGTGAAAGAAACATACCTGTAGCAGAAGAGATCAAGAAGCAACTGAAAGAGAACCTTAACATCAACATGGAGCTAAACCTTATACCACATGCTCAACTTGTTGAGAAAATGGTTACAGGACAGTCTCAGTTCTTCAGGGTAGGTTGGATCGCTGACTACCCGAATCCAGAAAACTTCTTATGGTTGTTTTATGGAAAAACAGTGCCAGAAGACAAAAATGCTCAGTCATATCCAAACATGCTGAGATATAAAAATGATAAATTTGATGAATTATATGAAAAAGGCTTAAATGCCAAAAGCGACGAAGAAGCTTTTGCATATTTCATGAAAGCAGAAAATGCACTGATGGAAGATGCACCGGCCATTATGCTTTGGTATGACGAGGGTTATAATTTATTGCAGAGGGAGATTAAAAACTTCCACACAAATGCTATGCAATATAGAGACTTCAGTGAAGTTTATATAACCCCGGCACAAGAGCCATTGTAA
- the ybeY gene encoding rRNA maturation RNase YbeY has protein sequence MPSEKILFFSEDIDFRYKEKQKTRKWINTIVSQENKKLRSLNIIFCSDSFLLSINQEYLQHDTYTDIITFEYSEDDTYIEGDIYISIDRISENAKNLDNTFETELKRVIIHGVLHLCGYADKTEKEQQEMRTKEDISLQIFNTI, from the coding sequence ATGCCTTCTGAAAAAATACTGTTTTTCTCGGAGGACATCGACTTCCGGTACAAGGAAAAACAAAAGACAAGAAAATGGATCAATACCATTGTTTCTCAGGAAAACAAAAAACTCCGGAGTCTGAATATCATATTTTGTTCAGACTCCTTTCTTCTTTCTATCAATCAGGAATATTTACAGCACGACACATACACTGATATAATAACCTTTGAATATTCAGAAGACGATACCTATATAGAAGGAGATATCTATATCAGTATAGACCGCATATCAGAAAACGCCAAAAATTTAGACAACACTTTTGAAACAGAACTTAAAAGGGTAATCATTCACGGAGTATTGCACCTGTGCGGCTATGCGGACAAAACAGAGAAAGAACAACAGGAAATGAGAACCAAGGAAGACATTTCCTTACAAATATTCAATACAATCTAA
- the mnmG gene encoding tRNA uridine-5-carboxymethylaminomethyl(34) synthesis enzyme MnmG: MFKEYDVIVVGAGHAGCEAAAAAANMGSKVLLATMNMQTIAQMSCNPAMGGVAKGQIVREIDAMGGISGIITDKSAIQFRMLNKSKGPAMWSPRTQNDRMRFAEEWRIALENIENIDFWQEMVAGIIVKKGKAIGVRTGMGLEIPGKAVILTNGTFLNGIIHIGEKRFGGGRSGERAAKGITEQLVELGFESGRMKTGTPPRIDGRSLNYDIMEEQKGDEAPTKFSYTDTLPLSNQRSCHITYTNTKVHEVLKTGFEKSPMFTGRIKGLGPRYCPSVEDKINRFADKDRHQIFVEPEGWNTVEVYVNGFSTSLPEDIQLKALRLIKGFENAKMFRPGYAIEYDFFPPTQLKHTLETKIIDNLYFAGQINGTTGYEEAASQGLMAGMNAHLKINEQDPIILKRSEAYIGVLIDDLISKGTDEPYRMFTSRAEYRILLRQDNADLRLTELSYNKGLASEERFKNAKQKETNRDLTIKLFSEIKLTPDKANPFLEQKGSAPIREKASIYNLIKRPGIEPEHFIEASDKLKQLFESYGNEVVEQATIEIKYKDYIEKEESNVKRMAGVENMTISENMNYDNIPALSAEAKEKFKKIKPTTIGQASRISGVKPADISVLMIYMGK; the protein is encoded by the coding sequence ATGTTCAAAGAATATGATGTAATAGTAGTAGGTGCGGGACATGCAGGATGTGAGGCTGCCGCTGCTGCTGCAAATATGGGTTCAAAGGTTTTACTTGCTACCATGAACATGCAAACAATTGCTCAAATGTCATGCAACCCGGCTATGGGCGGTGTGGCCAAAGGGCAGATTGTTCGCGAGATTGATGCCATGGGGGGTATCTCAGGTATTATTACAGATAAATCTGCCATACAATTCAGAATGCTCAATAAATCCAAAGGCCCTGCTATGTGGAGTCCTAGGACTCAAAATGACAGGATGCGCTTTGCGGAAGAATGGAGGATCGCATTAGAGAATATAGAAAACATTGACTTCTGGCAAGAAATGGTTGCTGGGATTATTGTCAAAAAAGGAAAAGCCATTGGCGTACGTACCGGTATGGGGTTGGAGATACCTGGAAAGGCTGTTATATTGACTAATGGTACTTTTCTTAATGGGATTATCCATATAGGTGAAAAGCGTTTTGGAGGGGGAAGGTCTGGAGAAAGGGCAGCAAAAGGTATCACGGAGCAATTGGTGGAACTCGGTTTTGAGTCTGGAAGAATGAAAACAGGTACGCCACCTAGAATCGATGGCAGGTCGTTAAACTATGATATCATGGAGGAGCAAAAGGGAGATGAGGCTCCTACTAAGTTTTCCTATACAGATACCTTGCCTTTGAGCAACCAAAGAAGTTGCCATATAACATATACAAATACAAAAGTACACGAAGTACTGAAAACCGGTTTCGAGAAATCGCCAATGTTCACTGGTAGGATAAAGGGGTTGGGGCCTAGGTACTGCCCTTCGGTGGAGGACAAGATTAACCGCTTTGCAGACAAAGATAGACACCAGATTTTTGTAGAACCGGAAGGATGGAATACGGTGGAGGTTTATGTAAATGGGTTTTCTACATCCTTGCCCGAAGATATCCAACTAAAGGCTTTAAGGCTCATAAAAGGATTTGAAAATGCTAAAATGTTCAGGCCTGGTTATGCCATAGAATATGATTTTTTCCCTCCAACGCAATTGAAGCATACGCTGGAAACAAAAATCATAGATAACCTTTATTTCGCAGGACAGATAAATGGTACAACGGGATATGAAGAAGCAGCTTCGCAGGGGTTAATGGCTGGAATGAATGCACATTTAAAAATCAATGAACAAGATCCTATTATACTGAAAAGGTCTGAAGCTTATATCGGTGTATTGATAGATGACTTGATTAGCAAAGGCACAGACGAACCTTACCGTATGTTTACCTCTAGGGCAGAATATCGAATCTTGTTGAGGCAAGACAATGCAGACTTAAGATTGACGGAACTGAGCTACAACAAAGGACTGGCTTCAGAAGAAAGGTTTAAAAACGCTAAACAAAAAGAAACCAACAGGGATCTTACCATAAAACTATTCAGCGAGATTAAATTAACACCTGACAAAGCTAACCCATTCCTGGAACAAAAAGGTAGCGCCCCTATAAGAGAAAAAGCCAGTATTTATAACCTTATCAAAAGGCCAGGAATAGAACCTGAACATTTTATAGAAGCATCCGATAAGCTGAAACAGCTTTTTGAATCGTATGGAAACGAAGTGGTAGAACAGGCTACGATAGAAATAAAGTACAAAGACTATATAGAAAAAGAAGAAAGCAATGTAAAACGGATGGCAGGGGTGGAGAATATGACCATTAGTGAAAACATGAACTATGACAATATCCCTGCGTTGTCAGCTGAAGCTAAAGAAAAGTTCAAAAAGATAAAGCCTACAACCATAGGACAGGCATCTAGGATAAGCGGTGTTAAGCCGGCCGATATTTCTGTTTTAATGATCTACATGGGAAAATAA
- a CDS encoding ATP-binding protein translates to MDSLKIQIPSLPENIRIVESFIDNVKEKFNITDDIYGNIMVAVTESVNNAIKHGNKEDKSKNVTLSVDCEDDSLIFHVIDQGEGFDYANLPDPTAPENLDKPGGRGIFLMKHLADEVNFKEEGKTVELIFYFD, encoded by the coding sequence ATGGACTCCTTAAAAATTCAAATACCGTCACTGCCAGAAAACATTCGCATTGTAGAAAGCTTTATAGACAATGTAAAAGAAAAGTTCAATATCACAGATGATATTTATGGCAACATTATGGTAGCTGTTACCGAATCGGTAAACAACGCCATCAAGCATGGGAACAAAGAAGACAAGTCAAAAAATGTGACCCTTTCTGTAGATTGCGAAGATGACAGTTTAATATTCCATGTCATAGATCAAGGGGAAGGTTTTGACTATGCAAACCTTCCAGACCCAACAGCACCAGAAAACTTGGACAAACCAGGCGGTAGGGGCATATTCCTCATGAAACACTTGGCGGACGAAGTAAACTTCAAAGAGGAAGGAAAAACTGTTGAATTAATTTTTTATTTTGACTGA
- a CDS encoding exodeoxyribonuclease III, with product MKIVTFNINGIRAALKKGFADWLKATNADIVCLQEVKATTEDFDKKIFIDLGYKLFWHSAVKKGYSGVAILSKLTPENCCIGCGIEKYDNEGRVIRLDFKTFSVLNVYIPSGSASEERHCFKMQYLDDFICHVNEVKKSCPSLVICGDFNICHKPIDIHNPKSNAKSSGFLPEERNWLSSFFDNGFIDTFRYFNQQPHHYTWWSYRANARNKNLGWRIDYQVVSNNMKERLKRAVILPEAKYSDHCPVLLEID from the coding sequence ATGAAAATCGTCACCTTTAATATAAACGGCATCCGGGCTGCACTGAAGAAAGGTTTTGCAGATTGGCTGAAAGCAACAAATGCAGATATAGTTTGCCTTCAAGAAGTAAAAGCCACGACTGAAGATTTCGATAAAAAAATTTTTATTGACCTAGGATATAAACTTTTTTGGCATTCTGCCGTAAAGAAGGGTTACAGTGGTGTAGCCATACTTTCTAAGCTAACACCGGAAAACTGTTGCATAGGTTGTGGCATAGAGAAATATGACAATGAAGGAAGAGTTATCAGGCTGGACTTTAAAACATTTTCAGTACTAAACGTCTATATTCCTTCAGGATCTGCAAGTGAAGAAAGGCATTGTTTCAAAATGCAGTATCTGGACGATTTTATTTGCCATGTAAATGAGGTAAAGAAAAGTTGTCCTTCTTTAGTCATTTGTGGAGACTTTAACATTTGCCATAAGCCTATTGATATTCATAATCCAAAGTCCAATGCTAAATCTTCAGGCTTTTTGCCCGAAGAAAGGAACTGGTTGAGCAGTTTCTTTGACAATGGCTTTATAGATACCTTTAGATATTTCAATCAGCAACCGCACCATTATACATGGTGGAGCTATAGGGCTAACGCCAGAAATAAAAATTTAGGTTGGAGAATTGATTATCAGGTAGTTAGCAATAACATGAAAGAAAGACTAAAAAGAGCGGTGATTTTGCCAGAAGCAAAATATTCTGACCATTGTCCCGTTTTACTTGAAATCGATTGA
- a CDS encoding T9SS type A sorting domain-containing protein: MARILLFVTTLLFSGNLFAQESWFKIINPESLSQPVSVAQTDDGYFAVGAYVKSCASSNIFIVNKEGKTLSTHESRGVDVISIFDDKIYAVGRNRVYRGTCAMVESFPFTIISLQGEVLFNGDVFLDNEYLYDIFYSLQSLDVNASGEILLGSSVNVVKLNEDLSYKWRNELSYENILGAHFFVDNRLLITTKDSLYVTDHTSENVLKKYGSSDDKEIFKAIIDQGSIYVIEGSYVKLLNEHLEEVESIDFSMEPNDNFTGMSFSDGHLWVSRTVTVDDEHTIYVSKLTSDLTLVEEKEISLADKEDLFTVYDSNPFFIGSRMDQASILSQGLGEESPYDDLYDVALVDVEFLGETRSSEEGFDELTFEVTIENKGEDSLHSVYAHVPQVNVCSNPERSHVLLEELDMEAGETSTVSVTFTVPRRRVTPVNGDERRQEYDFYLIAPNNQIDIHPDDNVFRKKFTTVNVQKALASDAFDVYPNPASNILYVDNGDGNSLVNVEIISLDGRSLHKEASVGKSSLNIESLTPGVYILQVSDERTSGSFRFIKQ, translated from the coding sequence ATGGCACGTATCTTACTTTTTGTTACTACGCTTCTATTTAGCGGAAACCTATTTGCTCAGGAATCTTGGTTTAAAATAATCAATCCAGAATCGCTATCTCAACCTGTTTCTGTGGCCCAAACGGATGATGGATATTTTGCGGTTGGTGCATATGTGAAATCGTGTGCTTCATCGAATATATTTATTGTCAATAAGGAAGGAAAGACACTTTCTACGCATGAATCTAGGGGTGTTGATGTTATTTCTATTTTTGATGACAAAATTTATGCTGTCGGTAGAAATAGAGTCTATCGTGGTACCTGTGCCATGGTAGAATCTTTTCCGTTTACTATTATTAGTTTGCAAGGAGAAGTTTTATTTAATGGAGATGTTTTTTTAGACAATGAATACTTGTATGATATTTTCTATAGTCTCCAGAGTTTGGATGTTAATGCTTCAGGAGAAATATTATTAGGATCAAGCGTTAATGTTGTAAAGTTAAATGAGGATTTATCATATAAATGGAGAAATGAACTTTCATATGAAAATATTCTTGGCGCCCATTTTTTTGTAGACAACCGCCTTCTTATAACTACCAAAGATTCTCTTTATGTTACCGATCATACAAGTGAAAATGTTTTGAAAAAGTATGGATCCAGTGATGATAAGGAAATTTTTAAGGCCATTATTGATCAAGGGTCTATTTATGTAATAGAGGGTTCTTATGTTAAGCTTTTAAATGAGCATCTCGAGGAGGTTGAAAGTATAGACTTTTCTATGGAACCTAATGACAATTTTACTGGCATGTCCTTCTCAGATGGTCACTTATGGGTTAGTAGGACGGTTACGGTAGACGATGAGCATACTATATATGTTAGTAAGTTGACAAGTGACTTAACGCTTGTAGAAGAAAAAGAGATAAGTTTGGCAGATAAGGAAGATCTGTTTACGGTGTATGATAGTAATCCTTTTTTTATAGGTTCTAGAATGGATCAAGCTTCTATACTCTCTCAAGGGTTGGGTGAGGAATCACCTTATGATGATTTATATGATGTTGCTTTGGTTGATGTAGAATTTTTGGGAGAAACGAGAAGTTCAGAAGAAGGATTTGATGAATTGACATTTGAAGTGACAATAGAAAATAAGGGTGAAGACAGTCTACATTCTGTGTATGCACATGTTCCTCAGGTCAATGTCTGTTCTAACCCTGAAAGAAGTCATGTGCTACTAGAGGAACTTGATATGGAAGCTGGGGAAACTAGTACCGTAAGTGTGACTTTTACAGTTCCTAGAAGAAGGGTTACACCTGTCAATGGCGATGAGCGAAGGCAAGAATATGATTTTTATCTTATAGCGCCAAACAACCAAATCGATATACATCCGGATGATAATGTATTTAGAAAAAAATTTACTACGGTAAATGTTCAAAAAGCATTAGCGAGTGACGCTTTTGATGTTTATCCAAACCCTGCTTCTAACATTCTTTATGTGGACAATGGTGATGGGAACAGTCTGGTCAATGTAGAAATCATTTCTTTAGATGGTAGAAGTTTACATAAAGAAGCATCTGTTGGAAAAAGTAGCCTGAATATTGAAAGTCTGACCCCTGGGGTGTATATCTTACAGGTGAGTGATGAACGGACATCTGGATCTTTCAGGTTTATAAAGCAGTGA
- a CDS encoding DUF4175 family protein has translation MRQDAFTELIAKIKSYKKKYYLNLLLKGSLFLLALLTTTYILVTTLEYYGRFNTLVRFVLFSGFIILAVGAIFNWVFIPLSKLFSLRKQLSDEEAAKQIGTYFPNVKDKLLNTIQLGRLSDADNTFIAASIEQKTKELTIVDFNEAINFGKNKKYVKYISIPLILLLAILLFTPQIFTESTARIIRYNKEFTYPAPFEFVLQNEKLKAFRNENFEIKLETEGDQIPEDVYLINNGRRWKMKKDSPTTWSYTFRNLQRTENFTFEGAGYFSENHELSVYSKPGLRNSQASLKYPSYLNKKPEVIKNSGNITVPEGTQITFDFFTTDTDQLLIKSGDSTLNASKTSNGFRHVETAKKSRELGLELENKYADGKELAGIQIEVIPDQYPSINAEKFTDTVLYKFISLGGNISDDHGLTKLQLHYKISETDQPTANSKYKSISIPIDTKSKASNFFFDWQVDTLKLQPGQNIDFYLEVWDNDAYNGNKSTKTSHFSFKVPEKKELRKELKEGSKKAEKDIEKAVSKANQLQKEVNQTQEKLRSKKNLDWQDKKMLEDLLKKHNELNKELDQIKEENKKLKEREDKFSEVNPELNNKMEQLQKLMDDLLDEDTKKLYEELQKLLEENANKDHIQKTLDEIKKKDNNMEKELERTLEMFKELQFEKKLDELTKDLKDISEKQKELSEKSKDKKADNEALQKEQEQLNEDFEQIKEDLKDLQDLNKTLENKKDLFDTKEKEEDISNDLKNSLEQLQKNQNKKAGSSQKDASEKMKKMSEDMQAMQEDMQEEQAQENLDDLRAILENLLTLSFEQEELMKEFKAISQSDPRYITLSQRQLKLRDDSRIIEDSLMSLAKRVFQIRSFVTREVTQMKDHMDASMEILRERQPRAASGKQQFAMTSINNLALMLSDVMQQMQEQMANQMSGPGKMCQKNKGSKDGEGKKPNLGDLQKQLNERIQQLQKEGKGGEGMSKELAKMAAQQEMIRNAMKEMQKSGGKEAGKELNDLMEKMEETETDLIHKRITQETLKRQEEIMTRLLEAEKAEKERELDDERESNTGKELQRELPPSFEKYLKTKEQQIDFLKTVSPTLNPYYKNEADQYFQKIEK, from the coding sequence ATGAGACAGGATGCATTCACAGAACTGATAGCAAAAATTAAATCTTACAAAAAGAAGTATTACCTAAATTTACTTCTTAAGGGATCCCTTTTTCTTCTTGCGCTATTAACAACCACCTACATACTTGTAACAACCCTTGAATATTATGGGCGCTTCAACACACTTGTACGCTTTGTCCTCTTTTCAGGATTTATAATACTTGCGGTTGGGGCTATTTTTAACTGGGTATTTATACCGCTCAGCAAATTATTCTCTCTAAGAAAACAGCTTTCGGACGAGGAAGCCGCAAAGCAAATTGGAACATACTTTCCAAATGTCAAGGACAAGCTTTTAAACACTATACAATTAGGCAGGCTCTCTGATGCTGACAATACTTTTATTGCTGCCAGTATAGAACAAAAAACCAAAGAACTTACCATTGTTGACTTTAACGAAGCTATCAACTTTGGCAAAAACAAAAAATATGTCAAATACATCAGTATACCACTCATACTGTTACTGGCCATATTATTATTTACACCACAAATATTTACTGAAAGTACCGCCAGAATAATCAGGTACAACAAAGAATTTACCTATCCGGCACCTTTTGAATTTGTGCTTCAAAATGAAAAACTAAAGGCTTTCAGAAATGAGAACTTTGAAATAAAACTGGAAACAGAAGGAGACCAAATTCCAGAAGATGTATACCTCATCAATAATGGCAGAAGGTGGAAAATGAAAAAAGATTCTCCTACTACCTGGTCATATACCTTTAGGAACCTCCAAAGAACAGAAAACTTTACCTTCGAAGGAGCAGGATACTTTTCAGAAAACCATGAGCTCAGCGTTTATAGCAAGCCTGGTTTAAGGAATTCACAGGCCTCGCTCAAATACCCTTCGTACCTGAACAAAAAACCAGAAGTAATAAAAAATTCAGGCAACATTACCGTACCAGAGGGCACACAAATCACTTTTGACTTTTTTACAACAGATACTGACCAATTACTAATAAAGTCAGGAGACTCTACTTTAAATGCCTCCAAAACCTCTAATGGCTTTAGGCATGTAGAAACCGCCAAGAAATCAAGAGAGCTTGGGCTTGAACTAGAAAACAAATACGCTGATGGAAAAGAACTGGCAGGGATACAAATAGAAGTTATCCCAGACCAATATCCGTCCATCAATGCAGAAAAGTTTACGGATACAGTTTTATATAAGTTTATTAGCCTAGGAGGAAATATTTCTGATGACCACGGGCTTACTAAGCTACAGTTACATTATAAAATTTCCGAAACAGACCAGCCTACTGCAAACAGTAAATACAAGTCTATTTCAATACCTATAGACACAAAAAGCAAGGCTTCAAACTTCTTCTTTGACTGGCAAGTAGACACACTGAAGCTGCAACCAGGACAAAACATAGATTTTTACCTGGAAGTATGGGACAACGATGCTTACAACGGCAACAAAAGCACCAAAACGTCTCATTTCAGCTTTAAGGTGCCAGAAAAGAAAGAGCTTAGAAAAGAGCTAAAGGAAGGTAGCAAAAAAGCAGAGAAAGATATCGAAAAGGCAGTTTCAAAAGCCAACCAATTACAAAAAGAAGTAAACCAGACACAAGAGAAACTCCGTTCCAAAAAAAATCTAGATTGGCAAGACAAAAAAATGCTGGAAGACCTGCTTAAAAAACACAATGAGCTGAACAAGGAGCTAGATCAAATAAAAGAAGAAAATAAAAAACTTAAGGAAAGAGAAGACAAGTTTTCTGAAGTAAACCCTGAGCTGAACAACAAAATGGAACAGTTACAAAAGCTCATGGACGATTTGCTGGATGAAGACACAAAAAAATTGTACGAAGAGCTTCAAAAGCTACTGGAAGAAAATGCCAATAAAGACCATATCCAGAAGACACTGGATGAAATAAAAAAGAAGGACAACAACATGGAGAAAGAGCTGGAAAGAACATTAGAGATGTTCAAGGAACTCCAGTTCGAAAAGAAGTTGGACGAGTTGACCAAAGACCTGAAAGATATTTCTGAGAAGCAAAAAGAACTGTCTGAAAAAAGCAAAGACAAAAAGGCAGACAACGAAGCGCTTCAAAAAGAACAAGAGCAATTAAATGAAGATTTTGAGCAAATCAAAGAAGACCTTAAAGACCTTCAGGACCTCAATAAAACATTAGAAAACAAAAAAGACCTGTTCGATACTAAAGAAAAAGAAGAGGATATAAGCAATGATCTAAAGAACAGTTTAGAACAACTGCAAAAAAACCAGAACAAAAAAGCCGGTTCTTCGCAGAAAGATGCATCTGAAAAAATGAAGAAGATGAGCGAAGATATGCAAGCCATGCAAGAAGACATGCAGGAAGAGCAGGCACAAGAAAACTTGGATGACCTTAGGGCTATATTGGAAAACCTACTGACACTCTCTTTTGAACAAGAAGAGTTAATGAAGGAATTCAAAGCTATAAGCCAGTCGGATCCTCGCTATATTACCTTGTCACAACGTCAACTTAAACTGAGGGACGACAGTAGGATCATTGAAGACAGCTTGATGTCGCTGGCCAAACGAGTATTCCAAATCAGGTCATTTGTGACGCGTGAGGTAACACAGATGAAAGACCATATGGACGCCTCTATGGAAATACTCCGCGAAAGGCAACCAAGAGCCGCTTCAGGCAAGCAACAGTTTGCCATGACGTCTATAAACAACCTAGCATTGATGCTTTCTGACGTCATGCAACAAATGCAAGAACAAATGGCCAACCAAATGTCAGGGCCAGGCAAAATGTGCCAGAAGAACAAAGGAAGCAAAGATGGCGAAGGAAAAAAACCTAACCTTGGAGACTTGCAAAAACAGCTGAACGAAAGGATTCAGCAACTCCAAAAAGAAGGAAAAGGAGGGGAGGGAATGTCCAAAGAGCTGGCAAAAATGGCTGCCCAACAAGAAATGATACGAAATGCAATGAAAGAAATGCAGAAGTCAGGAGGGAAAGAGGCAGGAAAAGAATTGAACGATCTGATGGAAAAAATGGAGGAAACAGAAACAGACCTCATCCATAAACGTATTACACAAGAAACGCTCAAGCGTCAAGAAGAAATAATGACCAGGTTATTAGAAGCAGAGAAAGCAGAAAAAGAAAGAGAACTTGACGACGAAAGAGAGTCAAACACTGGAAAAGAACTCCAGAGAGAACTTCCTCCTTCGTTTGAGAAATATTTAAAAACTAAAGAACAACAAATAGACTTTTTAAAAACGGTCTCTCCGACACTTAACCCGTATTACAAGAACGAAGCAGACCAATATTTTCAAAAGATTGAAAAATAA